Proteins encoded together in one Lathyrus oleraceus cultivar Zhongwan6 chromosome 5, CAAS_Psat_ZW6_1.0, whole genome shotgun sequence window:
- the LOC127081174 gene encoding uncharacterized protein LOC127081174: MWDILEVSHEETNEVKQARINTLNLEFELFRMKHGETIADMQKREWQPKVTIIKETNDLKTLDLTTLFGKLEEHEQELTFLENMKKSMGRSSKSSNNEQSDCETRDDKNLDDEEMELFIKRYQRYIRKNGVKHSDKKLKKFRRLSNSLKEDENKKGKLISSCCNYGEVGHYRTNCHMMKKDKEKGYYKKSSKSRIAYVVWESESDSSSDESSSSSVKLSPFENLHREVVYTFKNLASHKRIFSNIEAKALETEKKMEALKKYMVDIQKDNNEDEEPSWFGCETCHIWQKAVNTLQAKLDKTLQQNITFSIDPSKYERSLNPSYKKYKYVQKDLNRKITSHHNYLVIIVARKVECLGSTEKIWFLDSGCSRHMGDISLLIDFVSNKKGFITYGDNNKGEILEKGSVGNPSSTTISDVMLVDGVKHNLLSISQLYDKGFKVTYTNTCFLFEHNENKDCMFKGFRVNNTYILNLDDVSLDNLGKFHAKVDEGIFLGYSQSRKAYMVYNKILLIVEESVHVTFDESYPRNVGKCVSFHEKGINHPKAVEHEKEEDKNCE, from the exons AAGCTAGGATCAATACCTTGAATCTAGAGTTTGAACTATTTCgcatgaagcatggtgaaaccattgccgacatgcaaaagag GGAATGGCAACCCAAGGTCACCATAATCAAAGAAACGAATGATCTTAAAACACTTGATCTCACAACTTTATTTGGAAAGCtagaagaacatgagcaagaactcactttCTTGGAAAACATGAAAAAGAGCATGGGAAGAAG TTCAAAGTCCTCAAACAACGAGCAGAGTGACTGTGAAACAAGAGATGACAAGAATTTAGATGATGAAGAGATGGAGTTGTTCATCAAAAGGTACCAAAGGTATATAAGGAAAAATGGAGTCAAGCACTCCGACAAGAAACTAAAAAAATTTAGAAGGCTATCTAACTCTTTAAAGGAAGATGAGAATAAGAAGGGTAAACTTATAAGTTCATGTTGCAATTATGGAGAAGTCGGTCATTATAGGACGAATTGTCATATGATGaagaaagacaaagagaaagGCTATTACAAGAAATCTAGCAAGTCTAGAATAGCATATGTTGTTTGGGAGAGTGAAAGTGATTCTTCAAGTGATGAAAGCTCAAGTTCAAGTGTCAAATTGTCCC CTTTTGAAAATCTACATAGAGAAGTCGTATACACTTTTAAAAATTTAGCTTCACACAAAAGAATCTTTTCAAACATAGAAGCTAAAGCTTTAGAAACCGAAAAGAAGATGGAAGCTCTTAAGAAATATATGGTAGATATTCAAAAAGACAATAATGAGGATGAAGAACCTTCATGGTTTGGTTGTGAgacttgtcacatttggcaaaaaGCAGTAAATACTCTTCAAGCTAAATTGGACAAAACATTACAACAAAATATTACATTTTCTATTGATCCATCAAAGTATGAACGGTCTTTGAACCCTTCATATAAAAAGTATAAATATGTTCAAAAGGACTTAAATAGAAAAATTACATCTCATCACAACTATCTTGTAattattgttgcaagaaag GTTGAATGTCTTGGCTCTACGGAGAAAATTTGGTTtcttgatagtggatgctcaagacatatggGTGACATATCTCTATTAATTGATTTTGTGTCAAATAAGAAGGGGTTCattacttatggagacaacaacaagGGAGAAATACTTGaaaaaggtagtgtaggtaatccctcgTCTACTACTATTTCCGATGTTATGTTAGTTGATGGTGTTAAACATAACCTCCTTAGCATTAGTCAACTATACGACAAGGGCTTTAAAGTTACTTATACAAATACTTGTTTCTTGTTTGAACATAATGAAAATAAGGATTGTATGTTTAAAGGCTTTAGGGTTAATAACACATATATTCTTAACTTAGATGATGTATCATTG GATAATCTTGGTAAGTTTCATGCGAAAGTCGATGAAGGTATATTCCttggatactctcaatctagAAAAGCTTATATGGTTTATAACAAAATATTACTTATTGTTGAAGAGTCGGTACACgtcacttttgatgaatcttatccgagAAATGTCGGGAAATGTGTTTCTTTTCATGAAAAAGGAATTAATCATCCTAAAGCGGTGGAACATGAGAAAGAAGAAGATAAAAATTGTGAATAG